One part of the Paenibacillus silvisoli genome encodes these proteins:
- a CDS encoding DUF3298 and DUF4163 domain-containing protein, whose product MAFQFPAVIHASRMTFPKAELWVPVVSGLHNTAARNSINGKIRKTVTELVHDQGSMDDPRAEMQGYFELKTNEKDVLSLSLFNYAYTGGAHGLTLQESLTFDTGTGKSYTLAELFKPGSNYIGRLSDLIKAQIEERQISTLQPFNAIRPDQPFYIADRALVIYFALYELTPYAFGFPYFPISVYDISDIINPNGPLGRMAMNN is encoded by the coding sequence ATGGCGTTCCAGTTCCCGGCCGTCATCCATGCTTCGCGCATGACGTTTCCCAAAGCCGAGCTTTGGGTACCGGTCGTCAGCGGACTTCATAATACGGCAGCGCGCAATTCGATTAACGGCAAAATCCGCAAAACGGTAACCGAGCTTGTGCACGATCAAGGCTCCATGGATGATCCGCGCGCGGAAATGCAGGGCTATTTCGAGCTCAAAACGAACGAGAAGGACGTGCTCAGCTTATCTCTGTTTAACTATGCCTACACCGGCGGCGCTCACGGGCTTACCCTTCAAGAGTCGCTGACGTTCGATACCGGAACGGGCAAGTCCTACACGCTCGCGGAGCTGTTCAAACCGGGCAGCAATTATATCGGCAGGCTGTCGGACCTCATCAAGGCGCAGATCGAAGAGCGGCAGATCTCGACGCTTCAGCCGTTTAACGCGATTAGACCGGATCAGCCGTTCTATATCGCGGACCGTGCGCTCGTCATTTATTTTGCGCTATACGAGCTGACGCCGTATGCGTTCGGTTTTCCTTATTTTCCGATATCGGTGTACGATATCAGCGATATTATTAATCCGAACGGACCTCTTGGACGGATGGCGATGAACAATTAA
- a CDS encoding response regulator, with the protein MIFVLILLTVCLIMTVMLIKRRQHENNKPIIAAYHRSPLNQSDQPTGQGLAPSAFARTNPDAPSFSIMIVDDQQAIRMLLRELFEQEGMTVYEACNGASAIETAREKQLDFILLDLKMPDMDGIAALRGIRKANGAVQVAMITAFGDPGTIETAKQLGVQSFFTKPFDIEQVKNSVMNHLLHPAGKEDPQE; encoded by the coding sequence ATGATTTTTGTTCTCATCTTGCTGACGGTCTGCCTGATTATGACGGTCATGCTGATCAAACGAAGACAGCACGAGAATAATAAGCCGATTATCGCCGCCTACCACCGCAGCCCGCTGAACCAATCCGACCAGCCGACCGGACAGGGGCTTGCGCCTTCGGCATTCGCGCGAACGAATCCGGATGCGCCGAGCTTCAGCATCATGATCGTGGACGACCAGCAAGCGATCCGCATGCTGCTTCGGGAATTGTTCGAGCAGGAAGGAATGACCGTCTATGAAGCGTGCAACGGAGCCTCGGCCATCGAGACCGCGCGCGAAAAGCAGCTGGACTTCATTTTGCTGGATTTGAAAATGCCGGATATGGACGGGATCGCAGCGCTGCGAGGGATTAGGAAGGCGAACGGCGCCGTTCAGGTCGCCATGATTACGGCATTCGGCGATCCGGGTACGATCGAGACTGCCAAGCAGCTGGGCGTGCAATCGTTTTTCACCAAGCCGTTTGATATCGAGCAGGTAAAGAACAGCGTCATGAACCATCTTCTTCATCCAGCTGGCAAGGAAGATCCGCAGGAGTAG